The proteins below come from a single Pseudomonas chlororaphis genomic window:
- a CDS encoding nickel ABC transporter substrate-binding protein translates to MKHPKTIALLGLLLATQASAHGLWTEQRRGNIEVVYGHGAEDNAFKAQKISGAWAYDLAGKMIPVTVQRLPDHARLQPLKPPAVLAVALDNGPWSQTADQRWVNEGRSKVPGAIASTHTFKYSLAIYQPGAKLPKLESIKFLIRPQVDPLTVGPGQSLPVQVWLDGKPAAGVKLVGDYRSAPNTVSTETDADGRATVLVRNEGLNVIAAQMEVPLTDDQDAATRGVFTSLTFLGEPHHE, encoded by the coding sequence ATGAAACACCCCAAGACAATCGCCCTGCTCGGCCTGCTCCTGGCAACACAGGCTTCGGCCCATGGTTTGTGGACCGAACAACGGCGTGGCAACATCGAAGTGGTCTACGGCCATGGCGCCGAGGACAACGCGTTCAAGGCCCAGAAAATCAGCGGTGCCTGGGCTTATGACCTCGCCGGCAAAATGATCCCCGTCACGGTGCAACGCCTGCCCGACCACGCCCGCCTGCAACCGCTCAAGCCGCCGGCGGTGTTGGCGGTGGCACTGGACAACGGCCCGTGGTCGCAGACGGCCGACCAGCGCTGGGTCAATGAAGGACGCAGCAAAGTACCGGGGGCAATCGCGTCGACCCACACCTTCAAGTACAGCCTGGCCATCTACCAACCGGGGGCAAAGCTGCCGAAGCTGGAGTCGATCAAGTTCCTGATCCGGCCCCAAGTCGATCCGCTGACGGTCGGCCCCGGCCAGTCGCTACCGGTGCAGGTGTGGCTGGATGGAAAACCGGCGGCCGGGGTGAAGCTGGTGGGCGACTACCGCAGCGCGCCGAACACTGTATCCACCGAAACAGACGCCGACGGCCGGGCTACGGTACTGGTGCGTAACGAAGGGTTGAATGTCATCGCCGCCCAGATGGAGGTCCCGCTCACGGACGACCAGGACGCTGCCACCCGTGGTGTTTTCACCTCACTGACCTTTCTCGGCGAGCCCCATCACGAATGA
- a CDS encoding TonB-dependent receptor yields MSSLKRISFVSLAFGLLGDPALAEEPQPLELDAISVTSDYESPSGPVKGYRATRSASATKTDTALRDIPQSISVIPASVLKDLGSTQVERALEYAGGVSKQNNFGGLTLYEYSVRGFTTSEFYKDGFSANRGYPSTPDTANIERIEVLKGPAASLYGRGDPGGTVNIVTKKPQPDAFTTLQASAGSWDRYRTALDVNKPLDAEGNLLSRVNLAIEDNHSFRDHVDGQRVFVAPTLSWQLNPDTRLLLESEIVRHRSTFDRGIVAPDNRWSGVSRSTFLGEPNDGDIDNHNNMLQAALEHQLNDAWQVRLASHYKQGELWGFASEARPLNADGHTVNRRYRERDNDWHDSITQLELRGLFDLGPWQHELLIGGEYEDYRKNERVTTVNGGAYPIDLYHPVYGQPKPNGLRTGTDFFERVQSRALSLQDQIVFTDRLRGMIGMRYEHFEQHIDDHTTRVTRRQRHDALTQRAGLLYQLTPEVGLFANASTSFKPNNGLDAQGKSFNPEEGTGYEVGLKSELFEGRLSTTLAAFHIEKENVLALDPGTDTSRAMGKARSQGIDLQVTGQLTDAIRVIGAFAYIDAEVTRGDEAIPTGSRILGVAKRSGSLLGVYEFQDGRLRGSDVGAAFTYVGDRSGEAGGDFQLPAYHTVDLLAHYKASETVTVGLNLNNVFDEKYYERAYSNYWVNPGEPRNFTVSLTLDL; encoded by the coding sequence ATGTCATCTTTAAAACGGATTTCTTTCGTCAGCCTGGCCTTCGGCCTGTTGGGCGATCCAGCCCTCGCTGAAGAACCCCAGCCCCTGGAACTGGACGCCATCAGCGTCACGTCCGATTACGAATCGCCCTCCGGCCCCGTCAAGGGCTATCGTGCCACTCGCTCGGCCAGCGCCACCAAAACCGACACGGCCCTGCGCGACATCCCCCAATCGATCAGTGTGATTCCCGCCAGCGTGCTCAAGGACCTGGGCAGCACCCAGGTGGAGCGGGCGTTGGAATATGCGGGGGGCGTGTCGAAACAGAACAACTTCGGTGGCCTGACGCTCTACGAATACAGCGTGCGCGGCTTCACCACCTCGGAGTTCTACAAGGACGGCTTCAGCGCCAACCGGGGTTACCCAAGCACACCAGACACGGCCAACATCGAACGCATCGAAGTGCTCAAAGGCCCGGCGGCGAGCCTGTATGGACGCGGCGATCCCGGCGGCACGGTGAACATCGTCACCAAAAAGCCCCAGCCAGACGCCTTCACCACCCTGCAAGCCAGCGCCGGCAGTTGGGATCGCTACCGCACCGCGCTGGACGTCAACAAACCGCTGGATGCCGAGGGCAACCTGTTGTCGCGGGTCAATCTGGCGATCGAGGACAACCACAGCTTTCGCGACCACGTCGACGGCCAGCGGGTGTTCGTCGCCCCCACGCTCAGTTGGCAACTGAACCCCGACACCCGCTTGCTGCTGGAAAGTGAAATCGTGCGCCACCGTTCGACCTTCGACCGCGGCATCGTCGCCCCGGACAATCGCTGGAGTGGCGTTTCGCGCTCGACTTTCCTGGGCGAACCCAACGACGGTGACATCGACAACCACAACAACATGCTCCAGGCCGCCCTCGAACATCAGCTCAACGACGCGTGGCAAGTGCGCCTGGCCAGTCATTACAAGCAAGGCGAACTCTGGGGCTTTGCCTCCGAAGCACGCCCGCTGAATGCCGACGGCCACACCGTCAATCGCCGCTACCGCGAGCGGGACAACGACTGGCATGACAGCATCACCCAGTTGGAACTGCGCGGCCTGTTCGACCTCGGGCCCTGGCAGCATGAACTGCTGATCGGCGGCGAGTACGAGGATTATCGCAAGAACGAACGCGTCACCACCGTCAACGGGGGCGCTTACCCCATCGACCTCTACCACCCCGTCTACGGTCAGCCAAAACCCAACGGGCTGCGCACCGGCACGGACTTCTTCGAACGCGTGCAAAGCCGCGCGCTGAGCCTCCAGGACCAGATCGTCTTCACCGACCGGTTGCGGGGCATGATCGGCATGCGCTACGAGCACTTCGAACAGCACATCGACGATCACACCACGCGCGTCACCCGGCGCCAACGCCACGACGCCCTGACGCAACGGGCCGGCCTGTTGTACCAACTGACACCTGAAGTCGGGTTGTTCGCCAATGCATCCACTTCGTTCAAGCCCAACAACGGCCTGGATGCCCAGGGAAAATCTTTCAACCCCGAGGAAGGCACCGGCTATGAAGTCGGGCTCAAGAGCGAGTTGTTCGAAGGTCGCCTGAGCACCACCCTGGCGGCGTTCCATATCGAAAAGGAAAACGTCCTGGCCCTCGACCCGGGCACCGACACCAGCCGTGCCATGGGCAAGGCCCGCAGTCAGGGCATCGATCTGCAAGTTACCGGGCAGTTGACCGACGCCATCCGGGTGATCGGCGCCTTCGCCTACATCGATGCCGAAGTGACCCGAGGTGACGAAGCCATTCCCACCGGCAGCCGGATCCTCGGCGTTGCCAAGCGCAGCGGCAGCCTGCTGGGGGTGTATGAGTTCCAGGATGGGCGACTGCGGGGCTCGGACGTCGGTGCGGCGTTCACCTACGTCGGCGATCGCTCAGGCGAAGCCGGCGGCGACTTCCAATTGCCGGCCTACCACACCGTGGACCTGCTGGCGCATTACAAGGCCAGCGAGACCGTCACCGTGGGTCTGAACCTGAACAACGTCTTCGACGAAAAATACTACGAACGCGCCTACAGCAACTATTGGGTCAACCCCGGCGAGCCGCGCAACTTCACCGTCAGCCTCACCCTCGATCTGTAA